A single region of the bacterium BMS3Abin14 genome encodes:
- a CDS encoding putative formate dehydrogenase: MNVTLTIDGKKVEVPRGITILEAARMLDVEIPTFCDYKHLMPFGSCRMCVVEVEGSDRLFASCVMPVADGMDIHTDTARVKRARETVLELLLTYHPLECPICPQSGRCGLQDMTFEHGKDYGRFGYIQVKKRIDYLSPLIEMNQNRCILCGRCVRICDEVQGEGELDFTNRGFPTVVEPSFARTLDCEFCGQCIQACPVGSLYSRIYKYTAPSWELTPVRTTCPFCGVGCTLNLEVKGDRIYHVLGVDDEGSINSGFLCCKGRFGYEYVHHPDRITEPRIRKDGELVPVTWDEAYEYIAQGLTGIRDEHGADALGGIASARCTNEENYLFQKFMRAAVGTNNVDSIARFAHFPGMEALRKAFGVEAPTNTLNDLTHSDLIFTLDSNITEDDHIAGLKVLKQVRSGKARLLVANSRKVKITRFADNWMRHSPGTSVALLNSMAFTIFDEGLEDKGFCEKRVTGLEELRASLQDYAPEKMKEVTGVPAEQVRDAARLMAAAEHATILITLGSASPYTGEDTVAAAVNLALVTGNVGRLGAGVIPMSEYNNVQGSMDMGALCEFFPGYQPVASEGNREWFEGQWKTKLPATDGLSAEGMILEAKKGRLKGLYVMGENPLSSFPDREAVKKALKNLDLLIVQDMFLTDTALLADVLLPTSCGPEKDGTFTNTDRRVQRVRKAIESPAHTRDDWKIITELSTLLGYPMDFANGMDITEEIARIIPFYAGIRPDRLEKDGLHWPCPRPDHPGTEVLHMDRFPSGLGRVRPVHYQEPKKTTANYPYILIPGTLLYHSGTTTTMAKGLNEVAPAAVAEVNPVDAEALEIKTGDWIRLTGMKGITEVEVRVTDRSLPGTIFVPTHYRDVHVNALFGYSAVKEKGITCVAAEKTERIVVEERDVGGQLTKIKKTVQEIQQKKLQASDKTGPEISGG, translated from the coding sequence ATGAATGTAACCCTGACTATCGATGGAAAAAAGGTAGAGGTACCGAGGGGAATCACCATCCTGGAAGCGGCACGCATGCTGGATGTGGAGATACCCACTTTCTGTGACTACAAGCATTTGATGCCCTTCGGTTCATGCCGCATGTGCGTTGTGGAGGTGGAGGGCTCTGACCGGCTTTTCGCCTCCTGCGTTATGCCCGTTGCAGACGGAATGGATATCCACACTGACACGGCCCGGGTCAAGAGGGCCCGTGAAACGGTCCTGGAACTTCTCCTGACTTACCATCCGCTGGAGTGCCCCATTTGCCCTCAGTCAGGGCGCTGCGGTCTCCAGGACATGACCTTTGAGCATGGCAAGGATTACGGACGGTTCGGATACATCCAGGTGAAAAAGAGGATCGACTACCTGTCTCCCCTCATAGAGATGAACCAGAACCGTTGCATCCTCTGCGGCCGCTGCGTGAGAATCTGTGACGAAGTGCAGGGCGAAGGGGAACTGGACTTCACCAACCGCGGTTTTCCGACGGTCGTTGAGCCTTCCTTCGCCAGAACGCTGGACTGTGAATTCTGCGGCCAATGCATCCAGGCCTGTCCTGTGGGCTCCCTTTACAGCAGGATCTACAAGTATACGGCCCCCTCCTGGGAATTGACCCCGGTTCGTACCACATGCCCTTTCTGTGGTGTGGGATGCACCCTCAATCTCGAGGTCAAGGGTGACCGGATATACCATGTTCTCGGTGTAGATGACGAGGGTTCCATTAACAGCGGATTCCTCTGCTGCAAGGGGCGGTTCGGCTACGAGTACGTCCACCATCCCGACAGGATAACCGAGCCCAGAATACGCAAGGACGGCGAACTGGTCCCCGTCACCTGGGATGAGGCCTACGAATATATCGCGCAGGGCCTGACGGGGATTCGCGATGAACATGGAGCGGATGCTCTGGGAGGAATCGCCTCGGCCAGGTGCACAAATGAGGAGAACTACCTTTTTCAAAAATTCATGCGGGCGGCGGTGGGCACCAACAATGTCGACTCCATCGCCAGATTCGCCCATTTTCCAGGCATGGAAGCCCTCAGAAAGGCCTTCGGCGTTGAGGCTCCCACCAACACCCTGAATGATCTTACACACTCGGACCTCATTTTCACCCTGGATTCGAACATCACGGAGGATGATCATATTGCGGGGCTGAAGGTCCTCAAACAGGTCAGGTCCGGAAAGGCACGGCTCCTCGTTGCCAACAGCCGGAAAGTAAAGATTACACGGTTCGCCGATAACTGGATGCGGCATTCTCCGGGGACGAGCGTTGCCCTGCTGAATTCCATGGCCTTCACCATATTCGATGAGGGGCTGGAAGATAAGGGATTCTGTGAAAAACGGGTGACCGGTTTGGAGGAACTGCGGGCCTCCCTGCAGGATTATGCTCCTGAGAAGATGAAGGAAGTAACGGGTGTCCCGGCCGAGCAAGTCCGCGATGCCGCTCGCCTCATGGCTGCAGCCGAACATGCCACTATCCTCATCACACTGGGATCGGCAAGCCCTTATACAGGGGAGGACACGGTTGCGGCCGCTGTAAACCTCGCCCTTGTCACCGGTAATGTGGGCCGGCTTGGAGCCGGTGTTATTCCCATGTCGGAGTATAACAACGTGCAGGGCTCCATGGACATGGGCGCCCTGTGCGAGTTTTTCCCCGGGTATCAGCCGGTGGCCTCCGAGGGGAACAGGGAGTGGTTCGAGGGACAATGGAAAACGAAGCTGCCCGCCACCGATGGGCTCTCTGCCGAGGGGATGATCCTTGAGGCGAAGAAGGGCCGGCTGAAAGGGCTGTACGTTATGGGGGAAAACCCTCTTTCCTCTTTCCCGGACCGGGAGGCGGTGAAAAAAGCGCTCAAAAACCTGGATCTGCTCATTGTTCAGGACATGTTTCTCACCGACACGGCGCTTCTCGCCGACGTCCTTCTCCCGACATCATGCGGTCCGGAAAAGGACGGAACCTTCACCAACACAGACCGCCGCGTCCAGCGTGTCCGAAAGGCCATTGAAAGCCCGGCCCACACGCGGGATGACTGGAAGATAATCACCGAGCTATCTACCCTTTTGGGCTATCCCATGGATTTCGCAAACGGCATGGATATAACTGAGGAGATAGCCCGCATTATCCCGTTTTACGCCGGCATCAGGCCCGACCGGCTGGAGAAGGACGGTCTCCACTGGCCGTGCCCCCGGCCCGACCATCCTGGAACCGAGGTTCTCCACATGGACAGGTTCCCCAGCGGACTTGGCCGCGTCAGGCCCGTCCACTATCAGGAGCCCAAAAAAACCACAGCCAATTACCCCTACATACTGATCCCCGGGACCCTGCTTTACCACTCGGGAACGACTACGACAATGGCCAAGGGACTCAATGAGGTCGCCCCTGCCGCCGTGGCGGAGGTCAACCCCGTGGATGCGGAGGCCCTTGAGATCAAAACCGGCGACTGGATCAGGCTGACGGGCATGAAGGGAATAACGGAAGTGGAGGTCAGGGTCACCGACCGGAGCCTGCCCGGTACCATCTTCGTCCCCACCCACTACCGGGATGTGCATGTCAACGCCCTCTTCGGGTACAGCGCGGTCAAGGAGAAGGGGATTACCTGTGTGGCGGCGGAGAAGACGGAGAGAATTGTTGTTGAGGAGAGAGATGTCGGAGGACAACTCACCAAAATAAAAAAGACTGTTCAGGAGATCCAGCAAAAGAAACTTCAGGCCTCGGATAAAACAGGGCCGGAAATTTCGGGAGGGTAA
- the hndC_1 gene encoding NADP-reducing hydrogenase subunit HndC gives MGYDSEKMIVIGMGTCGLATGAKGILSEVEDYLKSLSIEVPILKTGCIGMCYQEVLLDVVLPGKARVTYAKVTPEMVPGILESHLVGGKPVTEYAIGQIVSEGHRPYKGIPTYEEMPVFKKQKRVVLRRCGFIDPEKVEDYLETDGYKATEKAINTMSPTIIREVVKRSGLRGRGGGGFPTGLKWDFCANAAGEPKYLICNADEGDPGAFMDRSVLEGDPHAVIEGMIIAAYAIGASYGYIYCRAEYPLAIKRLKLAIMQAEEKGYLGDRILGTDFSFKLRVKEGAGAFVCGEETALMASIEGRRGMPRSRPPFPAHKGLWAKPSNINNVETFANVPPIILNGAESCASVGTKGTKGTKVFALTGKIKNTGLIEVPAGTQLKEIIYDIGGGVDGGSQFKAAQLGGPSGGCLPADLGDTAIDYDSLIQAGAMMGSGGVVVMNETDCMVDVARFFLEFTTAESCGKCVPCRLGTKTMLGVLERITAGEGTMGDLKNLEDLGQEIKRTSLCGLGQTAPNPVLSTLRYFRNEYEAHIRDKICPAKVCTALITYRILEDACTGCTVCAKKCPVGAISGNRKEVHVIDQDMCTKCNTCFEVCRFNAVVKE, from the coding sequence ATGGGATATGACAGCGAAAAAATGATCGTCATTGGAATGGGAACCTGCGGGCTTGCTACAGGTGCGAAGGGCATCCTCAGCGAGGTAGAGGACTACCTCAAGTCCCTCTCCATCGAGGTTCCTATCCTGAAGACGGGGTGCATCGGCATGTGCTACCAGGAGGTCCTTTTGGATGTGGTGCTGCCGGGAAAGGCACGGGTCACCTATGCCAAGGTGACCCCCGAGATGGTGCCCGGTATCCTCGAAAGCCACCTTGTAGGGGGAAAGCCGGTCACCGAATACGCCATCGGCCAGATCGTTTCGGAGGGGCACAGGCCATACAAGGGGATACCGACCTATGAGGAGATGCCCGTCTTCAAGAAGCAGAAACGTGTCGTCCTCAGGCGCTGTGGGTTTATAGATCCGGAGAAGGTGGAGGACTACCTCGAGACCGACGGATACAAGGCGACGGAGAAGGCCATCAACACCATGTCCCCCACCATCATCAGGGAGGTCGTTAAGCGGTCAGGCCTCAGGGGTCGGGGCGGAGGAGGGTTCCCCACCGGGCTGAAATGGGATTTTTGCGCCAACGCCGCCGGAGAGCCCAAGTACCTGATCTGTAACGCCGATGAGGGCGATCCTGGAGCGTTCATGGACCGGAGCGTTCTTGAGGGCGATCCCCATGCGGTAATTGAGGGGATGATCATCGCCGCCTATGCCATCGGTGCCAGCTACGGCTATATTTACTGCCGCGCAGAGTATCCACTTGCCATCAAGCGCCTCAAACTGGCCATCATGCAGGCTGAGGAGAAGGGTTACCTGGGCGACCGGATTTTGGGAACCGATTTTTCTTTCAAGCTCAGGGTCAAGGAGGGCGCCGGCGCCTTTGTCTGCGGCGAGGAGACGGCCCTGATGGCTTCCATCGAAGGGAGACGTGGAATGCCCAGGTCCAGGCCTCCGTTTCCGGCCCATAAGGGCCTGTGGGCCAAACCCTCCAACATAAACAACGTGGAGACCTTCGCAAACGTGCCGCCCATTATCCTCAACGGCGCCGAGAGCTGTGCCAGTGTGGGTACAAAGGGCACCAAGGGCACAAAAGTCTTCGCGCTCACGGGGAAGATCAAGAATACGGGACTCATCGAGGTCCCGGCGGGAACCCAGCTTAAGGAGATAATCTACGACATCGGCGGCGGGGTCGATGGAGGCAGCCAGTTCAAAGCGGCCCAACTGGGAGGGCCCTCGGGCGGATGCCTGCCCGCCGACCTGGGCGATACCGCCATCGATTACGATTCCCTCATCCAGGCGGGCGCCATGATGGGCTCCGGCGGAGTTGTGGTCATGAACGAAACCGACTGCATGGTGGACGTGGCGCGGTTTTTCCTTGAATTCACGACTGCCGAGTCGTGCGGCAAGTGTGTTCCCTGCCGGCTGGGTACAAAGACCATGCTGGGGGTCCTCGAACGTATCACCGCGGGCGAGGGTACCATGGGGGACCTGAAGAACCTGGAGGACCTGGGGCAGGAGATCAAGCGCACCTCCCTGTGCGGCCTCGGTCAGACCGCCCCCAACCCGGTACTCTCCACCCTCCGGTACTTCAGAAACGAATACGAGGCGCATATCCGGGACAAGATATGCCCTGCCAAGGTATGCACCGCCCTTATCACATATCGGATCCTGGAGGACGCCTGCACTGGTTGCACGGTCTGCGCGAAAAAGTGTCCGGTTGGGGCGATCTCCGGGAACAGGAAAGAGGTCCATGTCATCGACCAAGACATGTGCACCAAATGCAATACATGCTTCGAGGTGTGCAGGTTCAACGCTGTGGTGAAGGAATAG
- the hndA gene encoding NADP-reducing hydrogenase subunit HndA, protein MSADVTEVTPEGVRVDAGTEEVEEELDLAHVREILGSLNDARGMLIPVLQGVQTAYGYVPEEAANLVADELGLYRSQVYGVLTFYTQFHLTPRGRHIIRACSGTACHVRGAKGIIDRLESILDVGHGETTEDRFASFEKVACLGCCGLAPVIMIDDDALGHLTPPKVDKIIKNLREMDGTKGGE, encoded by the coding sequence GTGAGCGCCGATGTAACCGAGGTAACCCCGGAGGGTGTCCGGGTGGATGCGGGGACCGAGGAAGTCGAGGAGGAGCTCGATCTTGCTCACGTGCGGGAAATCCTCGGGTCGCTTAATGATGCCAGGGGGATGCTGATCCCAGTTCTTCAGGGGGTTCAAACGGCCTATGGCTACGTTCCCGAGGAGGCTGCCAACCTTGTAGCCGATGAACTTGGGCTCTACCGAAGCCAGGTGTACGGCGTTCTGACCTTCTATACGCAGTTTCACCTAACGCCCAGAGGGCGCCACATCATCCGGGCCTGCTCCGGGACAGCCTGCCACGTCCGTGGCGCCAAGGGTATAATCGACCGACTCGAGTCCATTCTCGACGTCGGGCATGGAGAGACCACCGAGGACAGATTTGCCTCATTCGAGAAGGTAGCCTGTCTCGGATGTTGCGGGCTGGCGCCGGTCATCATGATCGATGACGACGCGCTCGGGCACTTGACACCCCCCAAGGTGGACAAGATCATCAAGAACCTCCGGGAGATGGACGGTACGAAGGGTGGGGAATGA
- the crp gene encoding cAMP receptor protein — MIEISQLKQMKSFQTISADALNYLARVLQRRAYQDKGPIFNEGTPGGDLYLVGQGAVRITKRAKEGEAQNLGIVPAGRFVGIMTFLSGGEHSADAGAKGETVLYLLDRASFDRFVEEHPADAVKIMKLIIDELVDSLRGMNERYIDMVNYMWRWR, encoded by the coding sequence ATGATTGAAATTAGCCAGCTCAAACAGATGAAGTCATTCCAGACTATTTCGGCCGATGCCTTGAATTATCTGGCAAGGGTCCTTCAAAGGAGGGCCTATCAGGATAAGGGGCCGATCTTCAACGAGGGAACCCCGGGTGGCGATCTTTACCTGGTAGGCCAGGGGGCGGTGAGAATCACGAAAAGGGCCAAAGAGGGCGAAGCCCAGAATCTGGGTATCGTTCCCGCGGGGCGTTTCGTCGGCATTATGACCTTCCTTTCGGGAGGCGAGCACTCGGCCGATGCCGGCGCCAAGGGAGAGACCGTGCTGTACCTGCTGGACCGGGCGTCATTCGACCGGTTTGTGGAGGAACACCCTGCGGACGCCGTGAAGATCATGAAGCTCATTATAGATGAACTGGTGGACTCCCTGAGGGGAATGAACGAACGGTACATCGACATGGTTAATTACATGTGGAGGTGGCGGTGA
- a CDS encoding putative formate dehydrogenase, producing the protein MMVRLVIDGKQIKVDGHLHVLAAARKLGIHIPTFCHHPMLSELGACRMCLVEVEGMGKLQTACTLAVLDGMEIRTNTPRVQKARRMMLEFFLINHPLECTVCDASGDCALQDISFKFGSGETRFGEKKRILRDHIISPLIDRNLNRCIQCKRCVRICDEIQGVTALGMSYRGAQTIVGPFMEKSLDCEYCGHCIWVCPVGAITSRAMKERFRTWEMDKTEAICPYCSVGCTLVYNHRNNKVLKVTNAENRGVNYGSLCSRGYFGYDAINNPERLRSPLIRKGDELVEASWEEALEEISRGFGEVKKTSGGNSIGGVVSDRLTNEELYLFQKIFRVGFESNNVDTPTGNWNRLVLPILEKRLGVLAAPNSLDELNYVESLLLVGCDITVESPIAGLKIKAAIRKGASVTELIPRRTALSRLAGRTVLLDVGNEVTFIKGMMRVMLDEGLVDEEALSDYKGMKALRGSVGGLDLEKMASDAGVSVNDITQTAREFISAGKSSVIFGEEAALGPNGGDLINALIDLLMLTGRLGKEGCGIYPVLSNTNFQGVVDMGVSPGHLPGWVQVGSSGGVKTLEKTWDAVLPKKPGMNANEMFAAAGKGKLSALYLVGVNPVVTFPDRQMIEEALARVKFLVVQELFLTETASSAHVVLPACGLPEKDGTLTSIDRRVQLSKKAQDGAGKTMPDWRIFSEVGVSMGVEGLKYVNSAEVLDEISSVVPYYSGINYRILADHGIQWPFTRQDAQEVYSEGYLGTRHLLPDSVPDVKRSFAAVEGWGGFARDPDYPLTLLVGNLLMHSGSFTGYSESLNQLVGRAVLTMNEATGAGLDIEDGSRVKVVSPGGEVAVGVKFSNDLLPGVLFLPRHFSDVPVSRLMGENGAGLETAVVRVRVEKF; encoded by the coding sequence ATGATGGTCCGCCTGGTAATAGACGGAAAGCAGATCAAGGTGGACGGGCATCTTCACGTCCTCGCCGCGGCCAGGAAGCTTGGTATCCATATTCCCACATTCTGTCATCACCCCATGCTGAGCGAGCTCGGCGCCTGTCGTATGTGCCTGGTGGAAGTGGAAGGTATGGGCAAACTGCAGACGGCCTGCACCCTGGCGGTCCTGGATGGCATGGAGATCAGGACCAACACGCCGCGGGTCCAGAAAGCCAGGAGGATGATGCTGGAATTTTTCCTTATCAACCATCCCCTGGAGTGTACCGTATGTGATGCTTCCGGGGATTGCGCCCTTCAGGATATTTCCTTCAAGTTCGGAAGCGGCGAGACCAGATTCGGAGAGAAGAAGAGGATCCTGAGGGACCATATCATCAGCCCGCTCATCGACCGGAATCTTAACAGGTGCATACAGTGCAAAAGGTGCGTCAGGATATGCGATGAGATCCAGGGGGTGACGGCCCTCGGAATGTCATACCGCGGCGCCCAGACGATCGTGGGACCGTTCATGGAAAAGTCCCTCGACTGCGAATACTGTGGACACTGTATCTGGGTATGTCCGGTGGGGGCTATCACTTCCAGGGCCATGAAGGAGAGGTTCCGTACGTGGGAGATGGACAAGACGGAGGCCATCTGTCCGTACTGCAGCGTGGGCTGCACGCTGGTCTACAATCATCGAAATAACAAGGTGCTCAAAGTGACCAACGCGGAAAACAGGGGGGTCAATTACGGCAGTCTGTGCTCCAGGGGCTATTTCGGGTACGATGCCATCAATAACCCCGAACGGCTCAGATCACCCCTGATCCGGAAGGGTGATGAACTGGTCGAGGCCTCCTGGGAGGAGGCCCTGGAAGAAATTTCCAGGGGTTTCGGGGAAGTGAAGAAAACGAGCGGCGGCAACTCCATCGGCGGGGTCGTATCGGACCGCCTGACCAATGAAGAGCTCTACCTTTTCCAGAAGATTTTCAGGGTCGGTTTTGAAAGCAACAATGTGGACACGCCGACCGGAAACTGGAACCGCCTCGTTCTGCCCATCCTTGAGAAACGACTTGGAGTTCTGGCCGCGCCGAATTCTCTTGACGAGCTTAATTATGTTGAATCCCTGCTCCTCGTGGGATGTGACATAACCGTGGAGAGCCCCATTGCCGGGCTCAAGATCAAGGCGGCCATTAGAAAAGGCGCTTCGGTAACCGAACTCATACCCAGGCGTACAGCCCTGTCGCGGCTTGCAGGCCGGACGGTGCTCCTTGACGTGGGCAATGAGGTGACGTTCATCAAGGGGATGATGCGGGTCATGCTGGATGAGGGACTGGTCGATGAGGAGGCCCTGTCGGATTATAAGGGCATGAAGGCCCTCAGGGGATCGGTCGGCGGCCTTGACCTTGAGAAGATGGCATCGGATGCGGGCGTTTCCGTTAACGACATCACCCAGACTGCGAGGGAATTCATCTCCGCCGGGAAGTCGTCCGTTATATTTGGTGAGGAAGCCGCCCTGGGTCCCAACGGCGGGGATCTGATAAACGCTCTTATCGATCTCCTGATGCTTACCGGCCGCCTTGGAAAGGAAGGCTGCGGTATTTATCCCGTCCTTTCCAACACCAACTTTCAGGGTGTTGTAGACATGGGCGTATCACCCGGCCATCTTCCCGGGTGGGTTCAGGTCGGATCTTCCGGGGGCGTAAAAACCCTTGAGAAAACCTGGGATGCCGTTCTTCCAAAAAAACCGGGGATGAATGCCAACGAGATGTTCGCCGCCGCCGGGAAGGGTAAGCTTTCGGCGCTGTACCTCGTTGGAGTAAACCCGGTTGTAACATTTCCGGATAGGCAGATGATCGAGGAGGCCCTGGCCAGGGTAAAATTCCTCGTGGTTCAGGAGCTGTTCCTGACGGAGACGGCATCCAGTGCCCATGTCGTTCTGCCTGCCTGCGGCCTTCCCGAAAAGGACGGCACCCTCACGAGCATTGACAGAAGGGTACAGCTAAGCAAAAAAGCCCAGGACGGGGCCGGGAAAACCATGCCCGACTGGAGGATATTCTCGGAAGTCGGTGTATCCATGGGCGTTGAAGGGCTCAAGTACGTCAACTCCGCGGAAGTGCTCGATGAGATCTCCAGCGTCGTGCCGTACTACTCCGGGATCAACTATCGCATTCTGGCCGACCACGGCATTCAGTGGCCCTTCACCAGGCAGGATGCCCAGGAGGTCTACAGCGAGGGTTACCTTGGGACCAGACACCTTCTGCCGGATTCGGTCCCGGATGTGAAGCGCTCCTTCGCAGCAGTGGAAGGATGGGGAGGTTTTGCAAGGGATCCGGATTATCCCCTGACACTGCTGGTCGGTAATCTGCTGATGCACTCCGGGAGTTTTACCGGGTATTCGGAATCCCTCAATCAGCTTGTCGGCAGGGCGGTTCTGACAATGAACGAGGCCACCGGCGCCGGGCTGGATATTGAGGACGGAAGCCGGGTCAAGGTGGTTTCCCCCGGTGGTGAGGTTGCGGTCGGCGTAAAGTTTTCAAACGATCTTTTGCCCGGGGTGCTCTTTTTGCCGCGCCACTTCTCCGATGTACCGGTCAGCCGTCTTATGGGGGAAAACGGCGCCGGGCTGGAGACCGCTGTGGTCCGGGTCCGGGTTGAGAAGTTTTGA
- the hndC_2 gene encoding NADP-reducing hydrogenase subunit HndC: MKILTRNIDRPNPAHIDSYLVNEGYVALPRALNEMGPEDVLEEVKLSRLRGRGGAGFPAGMKWDFASRDRRSPKFIICNADEGEPGTFKDRVLIENDPHAILEGMALAAYAVGAEYGFIYIRGEYPFGARVLERAIKEAEERSFLGENILNSGFNFTITVHRGAGAYVCGEETALIESLEGKRGQSRIRPPFPVNVGYSDLPTVVNNVETLASIPQILLRGGDWYAGIGTPECPGTKLFSVSGHVVNPGVYELPMGVTLRELVFEHAGGMRDNRSFKAAFPGGASSACLDESQLDVKLDFNALAAAGSMLGSGAVMVLDDTADMVKVTHVLIKFFEHESCGKCTPCREGLFWVRRIFDRILEGRGAMADLDLLSDICESIRTTSFCGLGEASVSCVTSTMEKFRDEYLGYLKGEEPDGGTLEESA; the protein is encoded by the coding sequence TTGAAGATCCTGACCCGAAATATTGACCGGCCCAATCCGGCGCATATCGATTCCTATCTGGTCAACGAGGGATACGTTGCTCTCCCCAGGGCCTTGAACGAAATGGGCCCCGAGGATGTCCTTGAGGAGGTTAAACTTTCCCGGCTGAGGGGTCGGGGCGGGGCAGGGTTTCCCGCGGGCATGAAGTGGGACTTTGCGTCACGGGACCGGCGCAGCCCGAAGTTCATCATATGCAATGCGGACGAGGGTGAGCCCGGAACTTTCAAGGACAGGGTGCTGATCGAGAACGACCCCCATGCCATCCTGGAGGGGATGGCATTGGCCGCATATGCCGTGGGGGCGGAGTATGGCTTCATCTACATTCGCGGTGAATACCCCTTTGGGGCCAGGGTTCTGGAACGGGCCATTAAAGAGGCTGAGGAAAGATCGTTTCTCGGTGAGAACATCCTGAACTCGGGTTTCAATTTCACGATAACCGTACATCGGGGAGCGGGAGCTTATGTGTGCGGTGAGGAGACCGCCCTCATCGAGTCCCTGGAGGGAAAAAGGGGGCAATCCAGAATTCGCCCTCCCTTCCCGGTCAACGTCGGATACAGTGACCTGCCTACGGTCGTCAACAACGTTGAAACACTCGCTTCCATTCCGCAGATACTCCTGAGGGGCGGTGATTGGTACGCAGGGATCGGTACGCCGGAATGCCCCGGAACAAAGCTTTTCTCCGTCAGCGGCCACGTGGTCAATCCCGGGGTCTATGAACTGCCCATGGGGGTTACCCTGCGTGAGCTTGTCTTTGAGCACGCCGGTGGGATGCGGGACAACAGGAGCTTCAAGGCGGCCTTCCCGGGAGGCGCATCTTCCGCCTGTCTTGACGAATCCCAGCTTGATGTGAAGCTGGATTTCAATGCCTTGGCTGCGGCCGGCAGCATGCTCGGATCAGGGGCCGTCATGGTCCTGGACGATACCGCCGATATGGTCAAGGTCACCCACGTGCTTATCAAGTTTTTCGAGCACGAATCCTGCGGTAAGTGCACTCCATGCAGGGAGGGTCTTTTCTGGGTCAGAAGGATATTCGACAGGATCCTGGAGGGCCGCGGCGCCATGGCCGATCTGGATCTGCTGTCGGATATTTGTGAGAGCATCCGGACCACGTCCTTCTGTGGGCTGGGAGAGGCATCGGTCAGCTGTGTGACGAGCACCATGGAAAAGTTCAGGGATGAGTACCTGGGTTATTTGAAGGGCGAAGAGCCGGACGGCGGAACGTTGGAGGAATCAGCATGA
- the nuoE gene encoding NADH-quinone oxidoreductase subunit E — protein MTAPPGYLKADDVRAMEGIVGRYPIKASAIMPLLHFVQGKKQSLDEEDLVFIANMLEIPHVRAFEVATYYTMFFTKPMGRHLVQICRSMSCSVNGSDEILGAVERELGIEVGQTTADGIFSLVEVECIGACDHAPALMVDADLYRQVSADGVGSILESYRQKA, from the coding sequence ATGACGGCGCCCCCCGGATACCTCAAAGCCGATGACGTCAGGGCCATGGAAGGCATTGTCGGCCGATATCCCATAAAAGCGTCCGCCATCATGCCCCTTCTGCACTTCGTTCAGGGAAAGAAACAATCTCTGGACGAGGAGGATCTCGTCTTTATCGCGAACATGCTCGAGATTCCCCACGTAAGGGCCTTTGAGGTGGCCACCTACTACACCATGTTCTTTACGAAACCCATGGGCAGGCATCTTGTCCAGATCTGTCGGAGCATGAGCTGTTCGGTCAACGGGTCGGATGAGATTCTCGGGGCGGTTGAAAGGGAACTGGGCATAGAAGTGGGGCAGACCACTGCCGACGGCATATTTTCACTGGTGGAAGTGGAGTGTATAGGGGCGTGCGACCATGCTCCGGCCCTGATGGTTGATGCGGATCTCTACCGGCAGGTTTCAGCCGACGGTGTTGGTAGCATCCTTGAGTCATACAGGCAGAAGGCGTAG